A single window of Botrytis cinerea B05.10 chromosome 3, complete sequence DNA harbors:
- the Bcgdh2 gene encoding Bcgdh2, protein MATISSSTPRSPHKLVEQIIRTPGRQPSPQPTHFNIPHRNGNGNGHRVLRSATVGYVAPEFAGRTDQMDKVREQIKAMKWIPAELIDAQLEWFYNELGIDDVYFQTESVEAVVSNITSLYAAKVAAFAREDKRQEIRLDMESSDHAIYIDTSEPGVSAIGGPRYEHRLEAKYLDTSSNQLFRVESFRSTSNLYSGSTPAKSSIRCYFVYQCQFVDSNPSPSETRLEVISDRMFLAKSTSNTKQIYQEIIELAVSRTGPVIEVFDIEDSMEKRLVVAFRRRTALGLFSALSDLYHSYGVTSSRKYVEQFSNGITVMSLYLKPASDLTTKFPTLEQSIHQITKEISLLYCIPQNKFQALFASGRLSLQETIYGHCVWVFVQHFLNRLGSEYSSLVSALDPSNSSHAEILSTIKRRLRTETFTADYILEIISNHPELVRSLYASFANTHLTLGPGYSEDSIPPSPSGDVLSDKELKELISRTVNNEHEDMVMTAFRIFNNSLLKTNFYTPTKVALSFRLDPSFLPEIEYPQPLYGMFLVITSESRGFHLRFRDIARGGIRIVKSRNREAYSINARSMFDENYGLANTQQRKNKDIPEGGSKGVILLDANQQDKASVAFEKYIDSIMDLLLPPSSPGIKNPIVDLYGKEEILFMGPDENTADLVDWATEHARKRNAPWWKSFFTGKSPKLGGIPHDSYGMTSLSVREYVKGIYRKLELDPSKVRKMQTGGPDGDLGSNEILLSNETYTSIVDGSGVLVDPQGLNIDELKRLATKRAMISEYDLSKLSNEGYRVLVDETNVTLPNGDIISNGTTFRNTFHLRDTGITDAFVPCGGRPAAVDLSSVNKLIKDGKSTIPYIVEGANLFITQDAKLRLEEAGCILFKDASANKGGVTSSSLEVLASLSFDDESFVENMCVGSNGQAPEFYKQYVKEVQETIKMNAELEFEAIWREHEQTGIPRSTLSDTISVAITKLDEELQTSDLWRDAKLRKSVLLDALPQLLLSKIGLETIMERVPDNYLRAIFGSYLASRFVYEVGSSPGQFAFFDFMSKRLANVRPRSPSL, encoded by the exons ATGGCTACTATCAGTAGCTCAACACCCCGTTCTCCCCATAAGTTGGTGGAGCAGATCATCCGAACTCCTGGTCGACAACCTTCACCACAACCAACGCATTTCAACATCCCCCACAGAAATGGCAATGGAAATGGACACCGTGTTTTGCGTTCCGCCACTGTTGGATATGTTGCTCCAGAATTTGCGGGCAGGACAGACCAGATGGATAAAG TGAGAGAACAGATCAAGGCAATGAAATGGATACCAGCTGAACTCATTGACGCACAATTGGAATGGTTCTACAATGAGCTTGGAATCGACGATGTCTACTTTCAGACCGAGAGCGTTGAAGCCGTCGTCAGCAACATAACTTCGCTTTATGCTGCAAAGGTTGCTGCATTTGCTCGCGAAGACAAACGTCAAGAGATCAGATTGGACATGGAATCCTCAGACCATGCCatatatattgatactaGCGAGCCCGGTGTTAGTGCAATTGGTGGTCCACGATATGAGCACAGACTAGAGGCCAAATATTTGGATACATCGTCGAATCAACTCTTCCGGGTTGAGAGCTTCCGTTCTACCAGCAACTTGTACAGTGGTTCCACACCCGCAAAGTCCTCGATACGCTGTTACTTCGTCTATCAGTGCCAATTCGTTGACTCTAACCCATCACCCAGCGAAACTCGCCTAGAAGTCATCAGCGACAGAATGTTTCTGGCAAAATCTACCAGCAACACAAAGCAGATTTATCAGGAGATCATTGAGCTTGCTGTCTCTCGTACTGGGCCAGTCATCGAGgtctttgatattgaagactcaatggagaagagattgGTTGTGGCTTTCAGACGCAGAACAGCCCTCGGATTGTTCAGTGCTCTGAGTGATCTGTATCACTCATACGGGGTAACAAGCTCAAGAAAATACGTTGAGCAGTTCAGCAACGGTATCACTGTGATGAGTCTGTATCTCAAGCCTGCAAGCGACTTGACAACGAAATTCCCTACCCTTGAACAATCTatccatcaaatcaccaaGGAGATTTCCCTGCTTTACTGCATACCACAGAACAAATTTCAGGCATTGTTTGCCAGCGGGCGCTTAAGTCTTCAGGAGACAATCTATGGTCATTGTGTTTGGGTTTTCGTTCAGCACTTTCTCAACCGCTTGGGCTCTGAGTACTCCTCATTAGTATCTGCATTGGATCCAAGCAACAGCTCTCACGCCGAGATTCTATCTACCATTAAGCGCAGACTGCGCACCGAGACCTTCACTGCAGATTATATTCTCGAGATCATCAGCAATCATCCAGAGCTTGTCCGTTCGCTATACGCTTCATTCGCAAACACACATCTTACCCTCGGCCCTGGATACAGTGAGGACTCCATTCCACCTTCACCATCTGGAGATGTTCTCAGCGATAAGGAACTCAAAGAGCTGATCTCGAGAACTGTCAACAATGAACACGAAGACATGGTCATGACTGCTTTCCGTATCTTCAACAACTCCCTTTTGAAAACTAATTTCTACACTCCTACAAAAGTTGCTTTGAGCTTCCGTCTCGATCCTTCATTCCTTCCCGAAATCGAGTATCCTCAGCCATTATACGGCATGTTCTTGGTTATTACATCCGAATCACGTGGGTTCCACCTTAGATTCAGGGACATTGCTAGAGGTGGCATTCGAATTGTTAAATCTCGAAATCGTGAAGCATACTCTATCAATGCCCGTTCAATGTTTGACGAAAACTACGGACTAGCCAATACTCAACAACGCAAGAACAAGGATATTCCGGAGGGTGGTTCCAAGGGTGTCATTCTTTTAGATGCCAATCAGCAAGACAAAGCCAGTGTGGCTTTCGAGAAGTATATTGATAGTATCATGGATCTTCTCTTGCCACCTTCGTCCCCTGGTATTAAGAATCCCATCGTTGATCTTTATGGCAAGGAAGAGATTCTTTTCATGGGTCCTGATGAAAATACTGCTGATCTTGTTGACTGGGCTACTGAGCACGCTCGCAAGCGAAATGCTCCGTGGTGGAAATCATTTTTCACTGGAAAGTCCCCCAAGTTAGGCGGTATCCCTCATGACAGTTACGGCATGACGTCATTGTCGGTCAGAGAATACGTCAAAGGCATCTATCGAAAACTGGAATTGGACCCTAGCAAAGTTCGGAAGATGCAGACTGGTGGTCCAGATGGTGACTTGGGAAGCAATGAGATCTTGTTGAGCAACGAAACTTACACATCGATTGTCGATGGCAGTGGGGTTTTAGTTGATCCACAGGGTCTCAACATTGATGAGCTCAAGCGCTTGGCTACGAAGCGTGCTATGATCTCGGAGTACGATCtctcaaaattatcaaaCGAAGGCTATCGTGTTCTTGTCGATGAAACCAACGTCACCTTACCCAACGGGGATATCATCAGCAATGGTACAACTTTCCGGAACACATTCCATCTCCGTGATACCGGCATCACCGATGCCTTCGTTCCCTGCGGTGGTCGTCCAGCGGCCGTTGACCTTTCCAGTGTCAATAAGCTCATCAAAGACGGAAAATCAACCATCCCATACATCGTCGAAGGTGCCAATCTTTTCATTACTCAGGATGCAAAGCTACGATTGGAAGAGGCAGGATGCATCCTATTCAAGGATGCATCTGCGAACAAAGGTGGTGtaacatcttcatctctagAAGTCCTTGCATCCTTGAGTTTTGATGACGAGAGTTTTGTAGAGAACATGTGTGTGGGAAGCAACGGCCAAGCTCCGGAATTCTACAAACAATATGTTAAAGAGGTTCAGGAGACCATCAAAATGAATGCCGAGCTCGAATTCGAAGCCATCTGGCGAGAACATGAACAAACCGGAATCCCTCGAAGCACCTTGAGTGACACTATTAGTGTTGCTATTACTAAACTTGACGAGGAGCTTCAAACATCTGATCTGTGGAGAGATGCGAAATTGAGGAAATCGGTATTGCTTGATGCCTTGCCGCAGTTGCTATTGTCCAAGATCGGTCTTGAGACGATTATGGAGAGA GTGCCTGACAACTACCTCCGTGCCATCTTCGGTAGTTATCTTGCCAGTCGATTCGTTTACGAAGTCGGCAGCTCGCCTGGTCAATTCGCTTTCTTTGACTTCATGTCGAAAAGATTGGCCAATGTTCGACCCAGGTCTCCCTCTTTGTAG